Proteins co-encoded in one Quercus robur chromosome 8, dhQueRobu3.1, whole genome shotgun sequence genomic window:
- the LOC126693993 gene encoding heavy metal-associated isoprenylated plant protein 28, with amino-acid sequence MTIIEKRVHMDCAGCEGKVKNTLQKLKGVDDIEIDMATQKVTVTGWADQKKVLKAVRKTGRRAELWQLPYNSEHQDYTYHYYNQHNCNGPLTYYAPLPASSYNYYKHGYNDQAPSYHQNPSHSTIFGYQTGATFSDENPNGCSIM; translated from the exons ATGACT ATCATAGAGAAGCGAGTGCACATGGACTGCGCTGGATGTGAAGGCAAGGTCAAAAATACACTTCAAAAACTAAAAg GTGTGGATGACATTGAGATAGACATGGCTACACAAAAAGTGACTGTTACTGGATGGGCAGACCAAAAGAAGGTTCTTAAGGCAGTCAGGAAGACCGGACGGAGGGCCGAGCTGTGGCAATTGCCATACAATTCAGAGCACCAGGATTACACTTATCATTACTATAATCAACATAATTGCAATGGTCCACTCACTTATTATGCCCCTCTGCCTGCATCTTCCTACAACTACTACAAGCATGGATACAATGACCAGGCTCCTAGTTACCATCAAAATCCTTCACATTCCACGATTTTTGGGTATCAGACCGGTGCGACGTTTAGTGATGAGAACCCTAATGGTTGTTCTATTATGTGA